One Vibrio gazogenes genomic region harbors:
- a CDS encoding sulfurtransferase: MMSPLVSPQWLSEHLSDPKLVILDSSIAFQIPAETEKDTVHNIPGARRFDYDKVFCDPDSHLPHMMPSESRFNQCARQIGLNQDSLIVVYDNSGTLASPRTWWMLKAMGHEEVYILNGGLAEWKRQGHPLATSFQKPIAPGNFSGTLSPDFFVDAAHVLEQMAQQNSLTIDARSQARFTGAVAEPRAGIRSGHIPHSICVPFTCLIDGHTLKPPEALRTILQETLPHDTEEYIFSCGSGVTACIVLLAAYICGYQNLKVYDGSWTEWGSSRHPIATD; this comes from the coding sequence ATTATGTCACCACTTGTCTCACCGCAATGGCTGTCAGAACATCTGTCTGACCCGAAACTGGTCATCTTAGATAGCAGTATTGCTTTTCAAATCCCTGCAGAAACTGAAAAAGATACCGTACATAACATTCCCGGTGCACGGCGCTTTGATTACGATAAGGTATTTTGCGATCCGGATAGTCACCTGCCACATATGATGCCGAGCGAGAGTCGTTTCAATCAATGTGCCCGCCAAATCGGACTCAATCAAGACTCGCTGATCGTCGTCTACGATAACAGCGGCACACTGGCATCTCCCCGGACATGGTGGATGCTCAAGGCGATGGGACATGAAGAGGTTTATATTCTTAACGGGGGGTTGGCTGAATGGAAACGTCAGGGTCATCCGCTTGCAACGAGCTTCCAAAAACCGATAGCTCCCGGTAATTTTTCTGGCACGCTCAGCCCAGATTTTTTTGTCGATGCAGCGCATGTCCTTGAGCAAATGGCGCAACAAAACAGTCTGACAATCGATGCCCGTTCACAGGCGCGTTTTACGGGTGCCGTTGCCGAACCCAGAGCCGGGATTCGGAGCGGTCATATTCCTCACTCAATCTGTGTGCCGTTTACATGTCTCATTGATGGACACACGCTGAAACCACCGGAAGCACTACGCACGATACTGCAAGAAACACTGCCTCATGATACCGAAGAATATATTTTCAGTTGTGGCTCTGGCGTAACAGCCTGCATTGTTCTGCTGGCAGCATATATTTGCGGATATCAAAATCTAAAAGTCTATGATGGTTCATGGACAGAATGGGGTTCATCCCGGCACCCCATTGCAACAGATTAA
- the moeB gene encoding molybdopterin-synthase adenylyltransferase MoeB: MTTHDELLSDEEHLRYNRQIILKQFDFEGQEALKEGRVLIIGAGGLGCAASQYLASAGVGNITLVDDDVVELSNLQRQILHTDQDIGRLKVDSAADSLRQLNPYLRVKTIAQRLDESALLALMAHHDAVLDASDNIATRNQLNQLCFQSKTPLISGAAIRMEGFLSVFTYQAGEPCYQCFSTLFGNHAPTCVENGVLAPVVGVIGAMQALETLKVLANYGQPLRGKVLLFDAMTLSWQAMKLPQREHCPVCCSTVD; this comes from the coding sequence ATGACGACGCATGACGAGCTGCTCAGTGATGAAGAGCACTTGCGCTACAATCGCCAGATTATCTTGAAACAGTTTGATTTTGAGGGACAAGAAGCGCTGAAAGAAGGTCGGGTGCTCATCATTGGTGCCGGAGGTCTGGGGTGCGCAGCCAGTCAATACCTTGCCAGTGCGGGGGTTGGCAACATCACACTGGTCGATGATGATGTGGTGGAATTATCCAATCTTCAACGACAAATTTTACATACCGATCAGGATATCGGACGGCTGAAAGTCGATTCTGCGGCAGACTCGCTGCGTCAATTGAATCCTTACCTCCGGGTTAAAACCATTGCGCAACGGCTTGACGAGTCAGCACTACTGGCACTGATGGCACATCACGATGCCGTTCTGGACGCCAGTGACAATATTGCAACCCGTAACCAGCTTAACCAACTCTGCTTTCAAAGTAAGACCCCGCTCATTTCTGGTGCTGCAATCCGTATGGAAGGTTTCTTAAGTGTTTTCACCTATCAAGCCGGTGAACCTTGTTATCAATGCTTCAGCACATTATTTGGTAATCACGCTCCGACTTGTGTCGAAAATGGTGTACTCGCGCCAGTCGTCGGGGTGATTGGGGCGATGCAAGCACTGGAAACGCTCAAAGTCTTGGCGAATTATGGCCAACCGTTGCGCGGGAAAGTGCTGTTATTCGATGCGATGACGTTGTCATGGCAAGCGATGAAACTCCCCCAGCGAGAGCACTGCCCGGTCTGTTGCAGCACCGTGGATTAA
- the moeA gene encoding molybdopterin molybdotransferase MoeA, producing the protein MGCCDTQKLLPIEDAIQTMLADVSPIKISQKLSIETALGHVLAEDVRSPIDVPPFDNSAMDGYAVRTQDLTTTDTLPLAGKAFAGQPFSGDWPANTCIRIMTGAPVPQGCDAVIMQEKTESTPEGIRFLTSHVKAQANIRPQGDDLKQNEVVLPAGSRLTVRDLPLLASLGIGQVLVLRKPKVAIFSTGDELKPVGETLNAGQIYDSNRYAIRPMLEKFGCDVLDLGIIPDDQARLTETFQKAQSLADVVITSGGVSVGEADYTRTILESLGKINFWKIAIKPGKPFAFGKLNHSLFCGLPGNPVSAAVTLYVLVQPMLAKLAGHTQWQAPAQMQAVSQVAFKKSPGRTDYQRGVFSVDNGQIVVDNAGNQSSGAFRAMSTANCFIVLEQQRGSVEAGEIVTIEPFNPALY; encoded by the coding sequence ATGGGATGCTGTGATACCCAAAAACTTCTCCCGATTGAAGATGCGATTCAAACCATGCTGGCTGATGTTTCTCCGATAAAAATCAGTCAAAAACTTTCCATCGAAACGGCATTAGGCCATGTTCTCGCCGAAGATGTCCGCTCTCCAATTGATGTGCCCCCTTTTGATAATTCAGCAATGGATGGCTATGCCGTCCGTACGCAAGACCTCACCACAACAGATACACTCCCTCTTGCGGGAAAAGCCTTTGCCGGACAACCTTTTAGCGGAGATTGGCCGGCAAATACCTGTATTCGAATCATGACAGGCGCTCCCGTACCACAGGGTTGTGATGCCGTGATTATGCAGGAAAAAACCGAATCAACGCCTGAGGGGATTCGCTTCCTTACCTCTCACGTGAAAGCACAGGCCAATATTCGTCCTCAAGGTGATGATCTCAAGCAGAATGAGGTTGTCCTCCCTGCCGGCAGTCGTCTGACCGTCAGAGATTTACCACTGTTGGCATCACTGGGGATTGGTCAGGTACTGGTGCTACGCAAGCCCAAAGTTGCCATTTTCTCAACCGGGGATGAACTCAAACCTGTCGGTGAAACACTCAATGCAGGACAAATCTACGACAGTAATCGTTATGCCATCCGGCCTATGCTTGAAAAATTCGGTTGTGATGTACTCGATTTAGGGATTATTCCCGATGATCAGGCCCGGCTCACTGAAACATTCCAAAAAGCACAATCGCTTGCAGATGTTGTCATCACGTCGGGCGGTGTGAGTGTCGGAGAAGCCGATTACACCAGAACAATTCTCGAATCTCTCGGCAAAATTAATTTCTGGAAAATCGCCATTAAACCGGGCAAACCTTTTGCCTTCGGCAAACTGAATCATTCGCTGTTTTGCGGGTTGCCGGGTAATCCGGTCTCTGCGGCGGTGACTTTATATGTTTTAGTTCAGCCGATGCTCGCCAAACTTGCAGGCCATACTCAATGGCAAGCACCAGCACAAATGCAAGCTGTCAGTCAGGTTGCGTTTAAAAAGTCCCCCGGCCGAACCGATTATCAACGCGGGGTTTTTAGCGTGGATAATGGACAGATCGTTGTCGATAATGCGGGCAATCAAAGTTCCGGCGCATTCCGCGCAATGAGTACCGCCAACTGCTTCATTGTTCTCGAACAGCAACGCGGATCCGTTGAAGCCGGTGAGATCGTCACTATCGAACCATTTAATCCAGCGTTATATTAG
- the folE gene encoding GTP cyclohydrolase I FolE — translation MSGLSESALLVKNALENRGLETPMRPNPIGREEKKEKIEYHMREILNLLGLDLTDDSLEETPHRIAKMYVDEVFSGLDYHNFPKITLIENKMKVSEMVRVKDITVTSTCEHHLVTIDGKAAVAYIPRGKIIGLSKINRIVRFFSQRPQVQERMTQQILVALQALLETDDVAVTIDATHYCVKARGVMDATSETTTTALGGLFKSNPSTRSEFLHGLLG, via the coding sequence ATGTCAGGTCTGAGCGAGTCTGCTTTGCTGGTCAAAAATGCACTCGAAAATCGTGGTTTAGAAACGCCGATGCGTCCGAATCCTATAGGACGAGAAGAGAAGAAAGAAAAAATAGAATATCATATGCGTGAAATTCTCAATCTGCTCGGACTGGATTTAACTGACGATAGCCTTGAAGAAACTCCTCATCGTATTGCTAAAATGTATGTAGATGAAGTGTTTTCCGGCCTTGATTATCACAATTTTCCGAAGATCACTTTGATTGAAAATAAAATGAAAGTCAGTGAGATGGTTCGGGTCAAAGACATTACCGTAACGAGTACCTGTGAACACCACTTGGTCACCATTGACGGAAAAGCGGCAGTTGCCTACATTCCTCGAGGCAAAATTATCGGTTTATCAAAAATAAACCGGATTGTGCGTTTCTTTTCCCAGCGTCCGCAGGTGCAGGAAAGAATGACCCAGCAGATTCTGGTGGCGTTACAAGCATTGTTAGAAACAGATGATGTCGCGGTGACGATTGATGCGACCCATTATTGTGTTAAAGCCCGTGGCGTGATGGATGCAACCAGTGAAACGACGACGACCGCATTGGGTGGGTTGTTCAAATCTAACCCTTCGACGCGCTCCGAATTTTTACATGGACTCTTAGGTTAA
- a CDS encoding pectinesterase family protein, translating to MNHLTTTGLGLTSLLCLSSAIAAPLYDSKVALDGSADFTSIQEAINSAPDDGRPYVIYVTNGIYHEKLNVTRPNVMLIGENRDQTIITATTANGTLDENGKKYGTSGSRTVYINAANFTARSLTIENGFDFPANQAKSDDDPTKLRGTQAVALLVSTKADRSQFKDVRLVSYQDTVYLRAPHTYVDNAVITGTVDFIFGEGTALFENSQLIARYRDDVAPGNTQGYLTAPSTNINSPFGLVFKDCQLSKEEAVPAASYGLGRPWHPTRTFKDGRYADPNAIGHTAFINCDVDDHIFGWDKMSGKDINGNVIWFYPEDSRFWEYQNTGAGTADASDTTRRQLSDTDAAQYTRSHILSGWQPDVSLGPQSILKGQVIHARMSFPANVRLKGSSGQTVTTLTDSAGYYQASIAGMTPPILVAADDQSGSSCLHRETYQSVCASALVSDITNNGTTIGNVNPFSDLIVSELAAHEGINGPALLNDMDKLPAFSAAVLQQAQQNFRAAFRSVADAYGIDAQQAWDPVSYADIYEPVIRKLASQVIHNRGYDTSTGLTAKTALTDLSFHSILAAKTVAGYQVTGEQLDDAQQQIQSAKRRIFLVGDSTVSNYDAEVFPRMGWGQAFAEMVSNGRQLQVVNAARSGRSSKDFINARWLSQIESLVRPHDFLLIQFGHNDEKCNGAKAGRGSVDVANLCTYPNDAWGNPQYPFFAWNNSFQHSLERYLNFARRHHMHPVLLTPVPRAKSIYGGNGTPIKSNQHVTTQNAENGYQYVGNYTQTIEETAQLNHVPLINLQSLVIDMANQTTGDAWKSIWLAVDPAQYPYYANRTGSLTKPDTTHFQQQGAQLIAQLVIEAIHQNPSLHHLARQLPRPAHDRF from the coding sequence ATGAATCACCTGACAACGACAGGTTTGGGACTCACTTCCCTACTTTGTCTTTCCTCTGCCATCGCAGCCCCACTCTATGACAGTAAGGTTGCATTAGATGGTTCTGCGGACTTTACTTCCATTCAGGAGGCCATTAACAGTGCGCCGGATGATGGAAGACCGTATGTCATCTATGTCACCAATGGCATTTATCACGAAAAACTCAATGTCACTCGTCCCAATGTGATGCTCATCGGTGAGAATCGCGATCAAACGATCATTACCGCAACAACCGCCAATGGCACATTGGATGAAAATGGCAAGAAATACGGCACATCCGGCAGTCGTACCGTGTATATCAACGCCGCCAATTTCACGGCTCGTTCTCTGACCATCGAAAACGGATTTGATTTTCCGGCCAATCAGGCTAAAAGTGATGATGACCCAACCAAGCTCCGTGGGACACAAGCCGTTGCGCTACTGGTTTCCACCAAAGCGGATCGCTCGCAGTTTAAAGATGTCCGACTGGTGAGCTATCAGGATACGGTCTATCTGCGCGCGCCACACACCTATGTTGATAACGCCGTGATCACCGGAACCGTCGATTTTATCTTCGGTGAAGGCACGGCTCTTTTCGAAAACAGTCAATTGATCGCTCGATATCGTGATGATGTGGCGCCGGGCAATACCCAAGGTTATCTGACCGCCCCCAGCACAAATATCAACTCTCCTTTCGGCCTCGTATTTAAAGATTGTCAGTTGTCAAAAGAAGAAGCGGTTCCGGCTGCCAGTTATGGCCTGGGACGCCCTTGGCATCCGACCCGAACGTTCAAGGATGGCCGTTATGCCGATCCCAATGCAATCGGCCACACCGCTTTCATCAATTGTGATGTAGACGATCATATTTTCGGCTGGGATAAAATGAGCGGTAAAGACATCAACGGCAATGTAATCTGGTTCTATCCTGAGGACAGTCGTTTCTGGGAATATCAGAATACCGGCGCCGGCACTGCCGACGCTTCCGATACAACGAGACGTCAACTGAGTGACACCGATGCAGCACAGTATACCCGCAGTCATATTTTGTCCGGCTGGCAACCCGATGTTTCTCTCGGTCCACAGAGTATACTCAAAGGCCAGGTCATTCATGCACGGATGAGTTTCCCTGCCAATGTCCGTCTAAAAGGCAGTAGCGGCCAGACCGTGACGACATTGACTGATTCTGCCGGATATTATCAAGCCTCAATTGCAGGCATGACGCCACCGATTCTGGTTGCGGCTGACGATCAAAGTGGCTCTTCCTGTCTTCACCGAGAGACCTACCAATCGGTCTGTGCCAGCGCTCTGGTCAGTGACATCACCAATAACGGCACGACGATCGGCAACGTGAATCCGTTTAGTGATTTGATCGTTTCCGAGCTTGCTGCGCATGAAGGGATTAACGGTCCGGCCTTGTTGAATGACATGGATAAATTACCGGCCTTTTCAGCAGCGGTACTCCAGCAAGCACAGCAAAATTTCAGAGCAGCCTTCCGGTCTGTAGCCGACGCATACGGTATTGATGCGCAACAAGCGTGGGATCCTGTCAGTTATGCTGATATCTACGAGCCAGTCATTCGTAAACTTGCCAGTCAGGTCATCCATAATCGCGGCTATGACACCAGCACAGGATTAACGGCAAAAACCGCTCTGACCGACTTGTCATTTCATTCGATCCTTGCCGCAAAGACGGTTGCAGGATACCAAGTTACCGGGGAACAGCTTGACGACGCTCAACAACAGATCCAATCGGCCAAACGTCGGATCTTTCTTGTCGGCGATTCAACCGTTTCAAACTATGACGCTGAGGTTTTTCCACGCATGGGATGGGGACAAGCATTTGCTGAGATGGTATCCAATGGTCGTCAGTTACAGGTGGTCAATGCCGCTCGCTCAGGACGCAGTTCAAAAGATTTCATCAATGCCCGCTGGCTCAGTCAAATTGAGTCGCTTGTCCGGCCTCATGATTTCCTACTCATTCAGTTTGGACACAATGATGAAAAATGCAACGGTGCAAAAGCAGGGCGAGGATCGGTTGATGTTGCGAACTTATGTACCTATCCGAATGATGCTTGGGGCAATCCTCAGTACCCATTTTTTGCATGGAACAATTCCTTCCAACACTCACTGGAAAGATATCTGAATTTTGCCCGTCGTCATCACATGCACCCAGTGCTGCTCACCCCGGTCCCTCGTGCGAAAAGTATCTATGGTGGCAATGGCACGCCAATTAAGTCAAACCAGCATGTCACGACTCAAAATGCAGAGAATGGCTATCAGTATGTCGGAAACTATACCCAAACGATTGAAGAGACTGCACAGCTTAATCATGTACCGTTGATCAATCTACAGTCTTTGGTCATTGATATGGCAAACCAGACAACCGGTGATGCGTGGAAATCGATCTGGCTGGCTGTTGATCCGGCACAATATCCTTATTATGCCAACCGGACCGGTTCACTCACGAAACCCGATACAACTCACTTTCAACAGCAAGGCGCACAACTGATTGCCCAACTCGTGATTGAGGCTATTCACCAAAACCCGTCACTCCATCACCTTGCGAGACAACTGCCTCGCCCAGCACATGACCGGTTCTGA
- the elbB gene encoding isoprenoid biosynthesis glyoxalase ElbB, which produces MKKIAVILSGCGVFDGAEIHESVLALLAIERQGASWHCFAPDIEQHHVINHKTGDVTEEKRNVLTESARIARGQITDLSTINPNDYDALLLPGGFGAAKNLTDFAINGAECSINTHVASACRAFAQSGKPAGYLCIAPAIIPMIYEAGVRGTIGDDPDTAAAFQALGGEHIDCPVDDIVYDERYNVLSTPAYMLAGSISEAASGIDKLVKKLVELA; this is translated from the coding sequence ATGAAAAAGATAGCTGTCATTTTAAGTGGTTGCGGCGTCTTCGATGGAGCGGAGATCCACGAGAGTGTTCTGGCACTGCTTGCTATCGAACGTCAAGGTGCAAGCTGGCATTGTTTTGCTCCCGATATTGAACAACACCACGTCATCAACCACAAAACCGGTGATGTTACCGAAGAGAAAAGAAATGTGCTGACAGAGTCTGCCCGCATCGCTCGTGGCCAGATTACCGACCTGTCGACCATCAATCCCAACGACTATGATGCACTGCTGTTACCGGGTGGATTCGGTGCTGCGAAAAATCTGACAGACTTTGCTATCAATGGCGCAGAATGCAGTATCAACACTCACGTTGCTTCTGCATGTCGTGCGTTCGCCCAGTCAGGAAAACCTGCCGGTTATCTGTGCATTGCCCCAGCGATTATCCCAATGATTTACGAAGCAGGCGTTCGTGGCACAATCGGTGATGATCCCGATACGGCTGCGGCGTTTCAGGCACTCGGTGGCGAACACATCGATTGTCCGGTGGACGATATTGTTTATGACGAACGCTACAACGTATTATCGACACCAGCCTATATGCTGGCTGGCAGTATTTCAGAAGCAGCCTCAGGTATCGATAAACTGGTCAAGAAACTCGTCGAGCTGGCTTAA
- a CDS encoding LysR family transcriptional regulator, with product MISPKFSSLPIFVAVVELGSFSAAAGQLNITKSAVSKRLTQLEEILGVRLFHRTTRKIHLTEAGERLYFYASQSLSYAKQGLDSVLELQGEPQGKLKIATPMSFGVRHIAPYVSEFMKQYPKLEIEVELEDQMVDLLQGGFDLAIRIGRLPMSNMIAKRLTDCQSVLCASPEYVDQFGFPEHPADLRHHNCLIYSYFRGGQAWTFHQRDKEYKVVPKGNLVMNNSEGIRRAALDGLGIAQLPTFMIGKDLTAGLLVPVMSHYHLPNHAVYAVYPDRQYLPHKVRLFIDFIQSRFGIDTPYWDQALTQIKPTASAR from the coding sequence ATGATCAGCCCTAAATTTTCTTCATTACCGATTTTCGTTGCCGTGGTCGAATTGGGCAGCTTTTCCGCAGCGGCGGGTCAGCTCAACATTACGAAATCAGCAGTCAGTAAGCGTTTGACCCAGCTCGAAGAGATACTTGGTGTGCGGTTATTTCATCGTACCACACGAAAAATTCATCTGACCGAGGCGGGAGAAAGACTTTATTTTTATGCATCTCAGTCTCTGTCTTATGCAAAACAAGGGTTGGATTCGGTGTTAGAACTTCAGGGAGAGCCTCAAGGGAAACTAAAGATTGCGACCCCGATGTCGTTTGGCGTCCGGCATATTGCCCCTTATGTCAGTGAATTTATGAAGCAGTATCCGAAACTCGAGATCGAGGTCGAGCTTGAAGATCAAATGGTTGATCTGCTACAGGGCGGATTCGACCTCGCGATCAGAATCGGTCGTTTACCCATGTCGAATATGATTGCCAAACGCCTTACCGACTGTCAATCCGTGCTGTGTGCATCTCCTGAGTATGTTGATCAGTTCGGATTTCCGGAACACCCTGCTGATCTGCGTCATCATAACTGCCTGATCTATTCATACTTTCGTGGCGGACAAGCCTGGACATTCCACCAGCGGGACAAAGAATATAAAGTCGTCCCTAAAGGGAATCTGGTTATGAATAACAGTGAAGGCATTCGCCGGGCAGCTTTGGACGGTTTGGGTATTGCCCAACTCCCGACATTTATGATCGGTAAAGATTTAACCGCAGGGCTTTTAGTTCCCGTCATGTCTCACTATCACCTCCCGAATCACGCCGTTTATGCGGTCTATCCAGACAGACAATATCTGCCACATAAAGTGCGCCTTTTTATTGACTTCATTCAATCACGATTCGGGATCGATACACCATATTGGGATCAAGCATTGACACAGATTAAACCAACAGCCTCAGCACGGTAA
- the yjjG gene encoding pyrimidine 5'-nucleotidase — protein sequence MKFDWILFDADETLFHFDAFTGLKTMFSAFDVDFTAEDFNQYQAQNQQLWRDYQDGKIDAATLKHQRFTTWATRLGQTTEALNLHFFQAMAEISTLLPGARALLEQLRGQAQLGIITNGFIDLQSHRLEKHGLTDYFAQVTVSEQVGVAKPDPAIFAYTHQQIGYPDKSRVLMVGDNPVADIQGGHQYGFTTCWLNSDQQSIPDHVVCHYEIQSLTELSAVIFA from the coding sequence ATGAAATTTGATTGGATCTTATTCGACGCAGATGAAACCTTATTTCATTTTGATGCGTTTACCGGGCTGAAGACAATGTTTTCCGCTTTTGATGTGGACTTCACCGCTGAAGATTTCAACCAATATCAAGCACAAAATCAGCAGTTATGGCGCGATTATCAAGACGGAAAAATTGATGCGGCAACACTGAAACATCAGCGTTTTACCACGTGGGCGACACGGCTTGGTCAGACGACCGAAGCATTGAATCTCCATTTTTTTCAGGCAATGGCTGAGATCTCGACATTACTGCCCGGAGCCAGAGCTTTATTGGAACAGTTACGCGGGCAGGCTCAGCTCGGGATTATCACTAATGGCTTTATCGATTTACAATCCCACCGTTTGGAAAAGCACGGTCTGACCGATTATTTTGCTCAGGTGACAGTTTCTGAACAGGTCGGTGTTGCCAAGCCGGATCCGGCTATTTTTGCCTATACACATCAACAGATCGGTTATCCTGACAAAAGTCGAGTGCTCATGGTCGGTGACAATCCGGTGGCAGATATACAGGGTGGCCACCAATATGGGTTTACTACTTGCTGGTTGAATAGCGATCAACAATCGATTCCCGACCATGTTGTTTGTCACTATGAAATCCAATCTTTAACCGAATTATCAGCGGTGATTTTTGCCTGA
- a CDS encoding GntR family transcriptional regulator gives MQYIKIKETIAEQIEQGMLAAGQKLPSERQLAETFSTTRVTLREALSLLETEGLIYREDRRGWFIAPPRIDFPLSMAEDFLVLVEEQGRQASLSVIRAKNTLANKQVSGWLQLGPFAEVYAVEMLRYLEKRPVCLVRYWVHAEKHAAQDCDVAQELFAWLRQRESLHNLHVNDSVTVGCLSGETAVMLHAAPGTPAIVIERKVYRGEHPVAAEITIWRHDTLTVTSNAAHLSQ, from the coding sequence GTGCAATACATTAAAATTAAAGAAACTATTGCTGAGCAGATAGAGCAGGGCATGTTGGCTGCCGGGCAGAAATTGCCTTCAGAACGACAACTGGCTGAAACATTTTCCACAACCCGGGTGACGTTGCGTGAAGCTTTGTCGTTGCTGGAAACCGAAGGATTGATTTACCGGGAAGATCGCCGGGGCTGGTTTATTGCACCACCGCGGATTGACTTCCCTCTATCAATGGCTGAAGATTTTCTGGTTTTGGTAGAAGAGCAGGGGCGTCAGGCGAGTCTGTCGGTCATTCGTGCAAAAAATACACTGGCGAATAAACAGGTGAGTGGCTGGCTTCAATTAGGGCCTTTTGCTGAAGTGTATGCCGTCGAAATGTTGCGTTACCTGGAGAAGCGCCCGGTTTGTCTGGTTCGCTACTGGGTTCATGCTGAGAAACATGCAGCCCAAGATTGCGATGTCGCACAAGAGTTATTTGCATGGCTTCGGCAACGAGAATCACTGCATAATCTTCATGTGAATGACAGTGTTACTGTTGGTTGTTTGAGCGGCGAAACAGCGGTGATGCTTCATGCCGCCCCGGGGACTCCGGCGATTGTGATTGAAAGGAAGGTGTATCGTGGCGAGCATCCTGTCGCAGCAGAGATCACCATATGGCGGCATGATACTTTAACCGTGACTTCAAATGCTGCGCATTTGTCCCAATGA
- a CDS encoding NUDIX hydrolase has product MKHLATSVDPEVQAQKDFQTQIRLASRAIVLNKQNEILALYTDRFDDYSLPGGGLRDGEDPIVGMVRELQEETGAYNVRNIQPLGIYEEFRPKGTESGQVEHVVSYCYACKVADQLKEPTPENYEIQNGSHPVWLDIHQAIAHNERALMDPSHHGENLERETFLLRLAAKELLI; this is encoded by the coding sequence ATGAAACATCTGGCCACATCAGTCGATCCTGAGGTACAAGCCCAGAAGGATTTTCAGACACAAATTCGTTTGGCTAGTCGAGCGATTGTGCTGAACAAGCAGAACGAAATCTTAGCACTGTATACCGACCGTTTTGATGATTACAGTCTACCGGGAGGCGGGTTAAGAGATGGTGAAGATCCGATTGTCGGCATGGTTCGAGAGCTGCAAGAAGAGACCGGCGCCTACAATGTGCGCAATATACAGCCTTTAGGTATTTATGAAGAGTTTCGGCCGAAAGGCACAGAGTCCGGGCAGGTTGAGCATGTCGTCTCTTATTGTTATGCCTGTAAAGTTGCTGACCAACTCAAAGAACCAACACCGGAAAATTATGAAATCCAGAACGGGAGTCATCCTGTTTGGCTCGATATTCATCAGGCAATTGCTCATAATGAGCGGGCGTTGATGGATCCATCCCATCATGGGGAGAATCTGGAGCGGGAAA